The Malus sylvestris chromosome 12, drMalSylv7.2, whole genome shotgun sequence genome contains a region encoding:
- the LOC126593331 gene encoding uncharacterized protein LOC126593331 isoform X2, with protein MASSLHQWESDPLYSAAEVVQDSADRMESVFRSLLHELSLVQVILSCQLEDFERAVAGRSQNREDVNSRHKQFIGAMREQILYVEKSLEGTPIGDPMRNTEWVNLNEQDRHGLALFLSGGNNAEPTDGQEVEDSSILRRFLDPTACSAKDSTSGIDEHKNREIEDLNTNGVVHVDHVIESRKENNLSKVGYYNRFGEGGSWDIGNTRLKSDFTDSFPQTSCNRYGGGESRDLEANEAKPESFSRTNVLGFLNTAWSVYGSRVTGSYTKRFKDGEEQSHSPSIADVSHAAQVQHQGTWLYRNFKELCMGIRTMVMYLRTWLGVFRARYERSPYHIQVQRHSIHVVLIILLSLIILGTLVSRLA; from the exons atggcGTCGAGCTTGCACCAATGGGAGTCAGACCCTCTGTATTCCGCGGCCGAAGTCGTCCAAGATTCCGCTGACAG gatGGAATCGGTTTTCCGCTCTCTGCTGCATGAGCTCAGTCTTGTTCAAG TGATTCTCTCCTGCCAGTTGGAAGACTTTGAAAGAGCAGTGGCAGGCAGGTCTCAAAATCGGGAGGATGTAAATTCAAGACACAAGCAGTTTATCGGAGCCATGAGGGAACAAATACTTTATGTGGAGAAGAGCTTGGAGGGCACACCGATAGGAGATCCCATGCGAAATACAGAGTGGGTTAACTTGAATGAACAAGATAGACATGGTTTGGCATTGTTTCTTTCTGGTGGAAATAACGCCGAGCCCACTGATGGTCAAGAAGTGGAAGACAGCAGTATCTTGAGAAGATTTCTTGATCCAACCGCATGTAGTGCTAAAGACAGTACTTCTGGTATAGATGAGCACAAAAACAGAGAAATTGAGGACTTGAATACGAATGGAGTGGTGCATGTGGACCATGTTATTGAATCTAGAAAGGAGAACAACTTGAGTAAAGTTGGTTACTATAACAGATTTGGTGAAGGTGGGAGTTGGGACATCGGCAATACAAGGTTGAAATCTGATTTTACAGATTCTTTTCCACAGACCTCTTGTAACAGATATGGAGGTGGTGAGAGTCGGGATCTGGAAGCTAATGAAGCCAaacctgaaagcttcagcagaACAAACGTATTGGGGTTCTTGAATACTGCATGGAGTGTGTATGGGAGTAGGGTCACTGGGAGCTATACAAAGAGATTTAAAGATGGAGAAGAACAAAGTCATTCCCCATCAATTGCTGATGTTTCTCATGCCGCTCAG GTTCAGCATCAGGGAACGTGGTTGTATAGAAATTTTAAAGAGTTGTGTATGGGGATCCGGACAATGGTTATGTACTTACGGACCTGGCTTGGTGTATTTAGGGCAAGATATGAAAGATCACCTTATCACATTCAAGTTCAGCGGCATTCTATTCACGTGGTATTGATAATACTACTTTCGCTCATTATTTTAG GCACACTGGTGTCCCGGCTTGCTTAA
- the LOC126593331 gene encoding uncharacterized protein LOC126593331 isoform X3 — protein sequence MSSVLFKLEDFERAVAGRSQNREDVNSRHKQFIGAMREQILYVEKSLEGTPIGDPMRNTEWVNLNEQDRHGLALFLSGGNNAEPTDGQEVEDSSILRRFLDPTACSAKDSTSGIDEHKNREIEDLNTNGVVHVDHVIESRKENNLSKVGYYNRFGEGGSWDIGNTRLKSDFTDSFPQTSCNRYGGGESRDLEANEAKPESFSRTNVLGFLNTAWSVYGSRVTGSYTKRFKDGEEQSHSPSIADVSHAAQVQHQGTWLYRNFKELCMGIRTMVMYLRTWLGVFRARYERSPYHIQVQRHSIHVVLIILLSLIILGTLVSRLA from the exons ATGAGCTCAGTCTTGTTCAAG TTGGAAGACTTTGAAAGAGCAGTGGCAGGCAGGTCTCAAAATCGGGAGGATGTAAATTCAAGACACAAGCAGTTTATCGGAGCCATGAGGGAACAAATACTTTATGTGGAGAAGAGCTTGGAGGGCACACCGATAGGAGATCCCATGCGAAATACAGAGTGGGTTAACTTGAATGAACAAGATAGACATGGTTTGGCATTGTTTCTTTCTGGTGGAAATAACGCCGAGCCCACTGATGGTCAAGAAGTGGAAGACAGCAGTATCTTGAGAAGATTTCTTGATCCAACCGCATGTAGTGCTAAAGACAGTACTTCTGGTATAGATGAGCACAAAAACAGAGAAATTGAGGACTTGAATACGAATGGAGTGGTGCATGTGGACCATGTTATTGAATCTAGAAAGGAGAACAACTTGAGTAAAGTTGGTTACTATAACAGATTTGGTGAAGGTGGGAGTTGGGACATCGGCAATACAAGGTTGAAATCTGATTTTACAGATTCTTTTCCACAGACCTCTTGTAACAGATATGGAGGTGGTGAGAGTCGGGATCTGGAAGCTAATGAAGCCAaacctgaaagcttcagcagaACAAACGTATTGGGGTTCTTGAATACTGCATGGAGTGTGTATGGGAGTAGGGTCACTGGGAGCTATACAAAGAGATTTAAAGATGGAGAAGAACAAAGTCATTCCCCATCAATTGCTGATGTTTCTCATGCCGCTCAG GTTCAGCATCAGGGAACGTGGTTGTATAGAAATTTTAAAGAGTTGTGTATGGGGATCCGGACAATGGTTATGTACTTACGGACCTGGCTTGGTGTATTTAGGGCAAGATATGAAAGATCACCTTATCACATTCAAGTTCAGCGGCATTCTATTCACGTGGTATTGATAATACTACTTTCGCTCATTATTTTAG GCACACTGGTGTCCCGGCTTGCTTAA
- the LOC126593331 gene encoding uncharacterized protein LOC126593331 isoform X1 has translation MASSLHQWESDPLYSAAEVVQDSADRMESVFRSLLHELSLVQGDCPDPKLHVSIDYHKRDLATTLETTKWQLEDFERAVAGRSQNREDVNSRHKQFIGAMREQILYVEKSLEGTPIGDPMRNTEWVNLNEQDRHGLALFLSGGNNAEPTDGQEVEDSSILRRFLDPTACSAKDSTSGIDEHKNREIEDLNTNGVVHVDHVIESRKENNLSKVGYYNRFGEGGSWDIGNTRLKSDFTDSFPQTSCNRYGGGESRDLEANEAKPESFSRTNVLGFLNTAWSVYGSRVTGSYTKRFKDGEEQSHSPSIADVSHAAQVQHQGTWLYRNFKELCMGIRTMVMYLRTWLGVFRARYERSPYHIQVQRHSIHVVLIILLSLIILGTLVSRLA, from the exons atggcGTCGAGCTTGCACCAATGGGAGTCAGACCCTCTGTATTCCGCGGCCGAAGTCGTCCAAGATTCCGCTGACAG gatGGAATCGGTTTTCCGCTCTCTGCTGCATGAGCTCAGTCTTGTTCAAGGTGACTGTCCAGACCCAAAGTTACATGTGTCAATAGATTATCACAAACGCGATCTTGCTACTACACTTGAAACGACAAAGTGGCAG TTGGAAGACTTTGAAAGAGCAGTGGCAGGCAGGTCTCAAAATCGGGAGGATGTAAATTCAAGACACAAGCAGTTTATCGGAGCCATGAGGGAACAAATACTTTATGTGGAGAAGAGCTTGGAGGGCACACCGATAGGAGATCCCATGCGAAATACAGAGTGGGTTAACTTGAATGAACAAGATAGACATGGTTTGGCATTGTTTCTTTCTGGTGGAAATAACGCCGAGCCCACTGATGGTCAAGAAGTGGAAGACAGCAGTATCTTGAGAAGATTTCTTGATCCAACCGCATGTAGTGCTAAAGACAGTACTTCTGGTATAGATGAGCACAAAAACAGAGAAATTGAGGACTTGAATACGAATGGAGTGGTGCATGTGGACCATGTTATTGAATCTAGAAAGGAGAACAACTTGAGTAAAGTTGGTTACTATAACAGATTTGGTGAAGGTGGGAGTTGGGACATCGGCAATACAAGGTTGAAATCTGATTTTACAGATTCTTTTCCACAGACCTCTTGTAACAGATATGGAGGTGGTGAGAGTCGGGATCTGGAAGCTAATGAAGCCAaacctgaaagcttcagcagaACAAACGTATTGGGGTTCTTGAATACTGCATGGAGTGTGTATGGGAGTAGGGTCACTGGGAGCTATACAAAGAGATTTAAAGATGGAGAAGAACAAAGTCATTCCCCATCAATTGCTGATGTTTCTCATGCCGCTCAG GTTCAGCATCAGGGAACGTGGTTGTATAGAAATTTTAAAGAGTTGTGTATGGGGATCCGGACAATGGTTATGTACTTACGGACCTGGCTTGGTGTATTTAGGGCAAGATATGAAAGATCACCTTATCACATTCAAGTTCAGCGGCATTCTATTCACGTGGTATTGATAATACTACTTTCGCTCATTATTTTAG GCACACTGGTGTCCCGGCTTGCTTAA
- the LOC126592643 gene encoding glucosamine 6-phosphate N-acetyltransferase-like, whose translation MANSEEQKFQVGKLELSDKGKGFIELLQQLTVCDSVSDKDFEDRFKELSTRAEDHQVFVIQDDRSGKIVATGSVFIERKFIRNCGKVGHIEDVVVDANAREMQLGKKIINALTDYAPSMGCYRVILDCSVENKAFYEKCGYKQKEIQMVKYFI comes from the coding sequence ATGGCAAACAGTGAAGAACAAAAATTCCAAGTTGGAAAACTAGAACTCTCAGACAAAGGCAAGGGATTCATAGAACTACTGCAACAACTGACCGTTTGTGATTCTGTATCCGACAAGGACTTTGAAGATCGATTTAAGGAGCTTAGCACCCGAGCAGAGGACCATCAGGTCTTTGTAATACAAGATGATCGCTCCGGGAAGATTGTCGCAACTGGGAGTGTGTTCATTGAGAGGAAGTTTATAAGAAACTGTGGCAAAGTCGGGCACATTGAAGACGTTGTGGTTGATGCCAATGCGCGCGAAATGCAGCTAGGGAAGAAGATTATTAACGCCCTTACGGATTATGCTCCTTCGATGGGGTGTTATAGGGTGATTCTCGATTGCAGCGTTGAGAACAAAGCGTTCTATGAGAAATGTGGCTACAAGCAGAAGGAAATTCAGATGGTGAAGTACTTCATATGA